The stretch of DNA AGTCTCCGCCTCCAGCCTCGGCGCGGAGGGTGCCTCCCCGGCGCGCGCACGGGCGTGCAAGTCCACTGTCGTCACGCTGCTCAGCGGCGTCCGGTCGCACGACGACAGCGGCGTGCTCTCGTACGAGCTGTCTGCGCCGAGCGCGTCGTGGCTGCTGGAGGACAGCCACCGCATCGCCTTCTCCAGATGCTCGTGGTCCGGCGCGGCCTTCTTGCTCTTGCGGTCGTGGCcgtggctcctcctgctgctcgCCAGCAGCTTCTTGATATTCCTCAGAAACTTGAGCTTGCCATGCCCGGCCCGATGCTCGGGCGCGGCCGCGGCCGGCGACGGCACGACCGGGCTCCGCCCTGGCTCGTCGTGATCTCCAACGCGCCGCTGGTGACTTTCGCCGTCGCCGTATGTCGACTCGTTGAGCGGCGAGAAGAGCGCGGGGTCGTAACCGTCGAGGCCGAGGCTGCCATACTGGAGCATGAGCTCCTTGGCCTTCTCGCTGGAGCGGTAGCTCATGCTCTTGCTCAGATCCATGGCCGACGGCATGGCGCTGCCAACCCCATCCTGATGTTGTTGGGCGGACGAGGGGTGGTGGTCGCCGCCACGGAGGTCATGGCGGAGGCAGGCGTTGACCCACTTGAGGTAGACGAGCTCCTCGACGTGCGCGCAGTGGTCGCTGTGTAGCTGCTCGATCTGCCTCGTCAGCCGATCGTTCGCCTCCCTCAGGTTGCTTGCCTCATCAACCATGTCGTCCTAATAAATTCAGAAAAAAAAGAGGTAAGATTAATTAGCATGTTCAGCCACATAGACGGAGACTGCCGATATTGAATTCCTGTGACAATTAGGGAAAGAGAGTAGCACATGACAAAGTTTTATCTAAGCAAAATTCAGACTTTGCACTTGTGGGGAAGGAATGTTCTCAAAAGATAGTGGCACATGTGCGCGTGGTTTCTCGGTGGGACAGGGAGAAACTGGCATATGTATAGTATATTCCAAGGCTTATCAACAAAACGTGAATTCTCCCCATTTTGCTTTGGTAATTCGCCAATTGGCCATTGAATCTCAAGAATTATAGGATGTTATGGAATAATGCATCAACTTTTTTCTGAAACAGATAAAAAAATGCAGCAACTTATTCGTTTGGAGTTCACATACTTTAGAAAGGTATTGAATAAAGATCTAGAAAAAAGAAATGCCAAAACATGTCGCAACTAACATAATTGCTGTTTCAACCTACTCcgtccgttcctaaatatttgtcttttttaaGATTCAAATGAAATATCACATACGAatatatatagacatattttagagtgtagattcactcattttgcttcgtatgtagtcacttgttagcatctttagaaaagacaaatatttagaaacagagAAAGTATTAAATAGTAATACATCAGAAAAGATAAGATGATAAAATGTTGCTGTTCTGGTCATAATCGCCAAGCTGTGACCATAAAAAGATAAACTAATTGGTCACCTTATGTTCAATTGCACCACGCAAGAGCCAGATGAGAATAACAACTTAATAATTCAGAAGGTTCTCAACATAGCCTTAGCGTCAAATCAAAGCTGTGACAGTGACATATAACAAAAACAACTTGGCAGAGATTTCAGCCGCCACTTTGTTCCAAACCAATCAAGATGAAAAGGCCATCTTGCGTTTTGCCAACAAAACTGCAAAGCCAGCATAAAAGTAATCAAGACATCCAAAGAACTGGTTTCAAATGTGAACTATTTTGTTGGATTTGCTATTTCAAAGCATCATGAGCTTAGAAAGAAGGACTTTTTGATTGACAAAGAAATATACAGTTCCAtgctttttttctttttctttttttctttcccAGAATATGTCTTTGTTGACTTGACCAAAGCTGTAAGCCATTCGAAAATCGACACACAAATCTGGAGAAATTGACATGTGCTATTGATTTTCGCAAATATGAATGAAATGGGAGAAAATGTTGCATTGAAATCAAGAATTAGGAATGCACTCACCTCATGAACCAGACTAACAGCGGTGGAAACCTGCTCTGCATCCTGCAACCTCCGAGCAAGCTCCCTGTTCTCCTCCTCCAGCGCGGCCTTGGCCCTCCGtagctccgccgcctccgccgccagcACCCTCTCCCTCTTCTCGCCGGTCTTTTCCAGCTCCATCACCTTGTCccggagcgccgccgcctcgctccgAGACTCCTCCCGCTCCACCTGCACCCGCTCCTTGAGCGCCCGCAGCTTCTCCTTGGCGCGACCCAGCTGGGCCCGGACGGCCTCCAGCTCCGCCGCCTGGGCCTTGAGCCTCTCGTTCTCCTCACCCAGCGACAAGACCTTGAGCTCCAGGAGCCGCGCCTCCACGGCGGCGAGGCCCACGCGGTTCTCGAGCTCTTTCACGGTGGCCTCCTGCTCTATAAGGCCGTCGAGGTCCATCAGCCGGAGCTCCAGCCTCTGCTCCCGCTCCACGAGCGACAGCCACAGCTGCTTGAATCGCTCGACCTCCTCCTTCTCCAGCCTATCGTGCTCCGTTTCCCATGCAGAGGTTGCTCCAGCCACGTCGGGTGGCATGGTCTGAACTCTTGCCACCAGAACCGGCTCATCGTCCCCGGCACCGATCGACACGCTGTGGATCACGTTCTCCAGATATTCATCCTTTTATACAAAGGGCAAGCAATTAGTTCGATCGCGAATCGCCGTGATCGAGAGACGGGAGCTCTAGCCAAGGATCACGACTTACATTCGACGACAGAATTCTAAGGCCATCATCCGGCGCAGGCACAGCACGAGGTCTGGTTGCTGCAGAAAAATCGATGCAAATCAAATCGCAGATGATGAGAATTTGAGCACGAGCGCAGGGTGCGATCAACTAATAAAACAAGCCGCATACCAGAAGTTGGCCTAGCTGCAGCAGAAGCAGCCAGGCGTCGCCGGCGAGGCTGCTGATCTGGAACAAAGAGCGCAGCCGCGTAAAGAGCAACGGCGGCGGCGACCATCACGGCCCCCTGCGGCCTCCCTTGGCCACTGTTCTTGCCCCATCCAAGAAGGCGGCTAATCAGCGCGGAAACAGGGAAGCTGGCCAGAGCACGATCGAAGCCCGCCCTCATGGGATCAAACCGGAGGGAGAATAAGAggccagctcctccattccaGCCTCCCTCCTGGTCGTCCATGGCGTCAAGCGAGCGCCGTATGTAGGGCATGCTCTGCTCTCCAATTCGCCATGCCCAGGGGGCGCCGAAGCAGCGACCTTGAGGAGGCCCCATGGGGCATTTATGCCCAATCTTGGTCAATGGAAACGGAAAAGGAATGGTGGTGCGAGGAAATAAAAAAGGTAGGATTTGATTCCTTGTTGCATGGATGGAAGAAGATGGCTAAAGAGAAGAAAGCATCAAAGTGGCCCACAGGAAGGGGCAAAAGCAGAGGCCAGAGTCTGTTGAGTATTCATCTCTCCTGCATTGAGAGAATTTGGGAGGATGCACTTTTTTATGGGTGTACGAAATGGAGGTTTAGTTAGTTGCTTCTGGACAACAACAAAAAGGATTGTGCATTTTTGTCGTCTGGGAATAGAACGGATAGTGTAGGTGACTGAATGACATACGAGTGCGTCATGATGTATAATAGCGGTGCCAAAACCATGTTCTGCATACCATGGATGCTATACCGTCTTTTTTTGAGGGGTGCTATACCGTTTTGGTGGCATAACCATCTTCATGCTTTGATAGATTCTCCCACGTCCGCCGTATAGTCGGGCCGGGCTGTCCGATCAGTGACTCAACGTGAAAATGGCTATCCAACCGGACCTGTAAAATTCAGCCCAAACCTGAGCTGACCGCTACTCCTTATATTCAGCCCATACTTATGGCAGATATGGAAAAACCCGGGCGTATTCGGACACAACCATCTCGTAAGATCCGGTTCACTATGGGCCATCCGATCCCATATAAATTGAACCCTATTCACACTCGGAACGAAACCCTAGTTACATTTCATTCCACTCCACCCCCTCCGCTCCACTCCTCTCATCCCACAAGCTTCAGTCCGACGATCTCTGACCTTCTTCGGCATGGCAAACAACGGATCCGAGTCCTACACCTCCCAATTCGTTGACACGGAGCTCATCCCACGCTGCCCAGAAGAGGAGATGGTTGCCCGCCTTACACTCCGTCTCTCCTGGGAGGAGTCCGCCTGACGGTAGCGCTCGGACTTCATCCAGCAGGAATCTATTGCGTCTGCCCAAATGGCACATGGATCCGGCCGCAGAGCAGTCGCCGCTGCCTCGTCGAAGACCGTGAGGTCCATCAGACGTCCAAACATTGTGGCGGATGCGCAGCCGCTCCATTGGCGCGCCGATTTAGAGGAGCACAACCAATTCACGTCCGCCACAAATATGGCGTGGCGTGCGAGGCAGCAGGTGTGGGAGGTCGTGACAACCCTCAAGACAGACGTCGGTGAGGCGGAGTCACATTCTCCGGCGTTGCGTATGATGCCCAGACTAATAAATGCATTGGTCAAACATTGGTTAAAAAAAGTGATCGGGTGGAGAATTATCGACCTGTTCACTGAGCTACCATTTCCCCTTTGTTCTTTAAGGAAAATCTCATTTTTCTGCTTGTTTGAAACGTGAAAAGAACAAACCCCTTGCTTTCCATCGGGAGTCGTATCACGTGTTGCAAAAGTAACTCGAGTGTGGCAAGCAAATTAAAGCGAGGGAATAATATTATTCCTCTTTCAATCACACGATGACGACCTCTAGCCATGGGCTACACCATCGAAAAGGCCAAATTCGCGAATCAACTTGTTAAGATGGTTAAGTAGACAGTGGTATCCTCAACTCACCAGGATTCAAATTCTGGTGTCGCTttattcctgaatttatttcaggatttctgGCGATGCGTTTTTAGTAGAAGGAGACGTTctcgtcgacgacgaggcgcctacaaGTTGCTTCCTAAATCTCAAAATGATATGTCGGCTCACTCTCTTGAAAATGGTTATAGGGACAGGGTGTGCATGTGTGCGTTCATAaggatgagtgtatgcgcgtgtatatgagcgcttgtgtctgtattgatcctaaaaaagagaggccaaattCCACACTTGCAATAACCGCACAAACAATCTACTAGTATATCGCTAAGCTTTATAGGGGCGAAAGCCTCTCATTCAATTTTTTTTGCTGGAAAGCCTCTCATTCAATTTAGGGTTTCGAGTTTGGATTGAGTTCTCGATTCTAACTTGGAATTTTTTTTCCAaagagttgtgtttaattttaAATTTGGTTCAAGGTTGGACTGGTCAATGATTTTTCTAATCAAACGACAACAACCAGTTTATAAAATATATCAGTCTCGCGCATGCTCTTGTCAATTCAAGCCTCTTCCCGCTTCCCATGTTTGCCATGGGCCTATTCCTGTTGGCGGAAGGGGTACACGCTAAAATGGATACTCCGAGAGCCCCTTCTTTTGGGAAGGAACATGCCTCAATCGTAAATATCATATGGTTAAATGGGCTGCTGTTTATAGGCCCAAGTCCTTGGGAGTACTAGGGATCACTAATACCAGACTCCAAAACATTGCTTCGATGTGCAAGTGGATTTAGAAGTTAGCGCAAGGGGCGACTGGTTTATGGGTTGACATCTTAAGAGTGAAGTACTTCTCAAACGGGAATTTCTTTAAAGGGGGTGCGAGGGGCTCCCCCTTCTGGAATGATCTTCAAACAATCAGACCAGCTTTCGCCCAAGGGGCCAAATTCCCTGCCGGTAACGGTAGTTCCACCCGCTTCTGGCTCGACTTTGGGTGGGCACCCGACCACCATGGGAGGAATACCAAGACGTATACACGATTGCGGTGCACCCCAATCTTTTGGTGGCCAACGCCTTGGTCTTTACTCCCCCGGCAGTATACTTTCGTCGTGAACCAAACAACCAGGAGACAGCTAGGCTGGGGTCTATGCTGGATCTTGTTAACCCAGTAGCCCTGTCCAACGAGCCCGACAGGGTGTCGTGGCACCTAAACGCTTCCGAAAAGTTTTTCATTTTGTCGTTATACTATAAACTGTGCCAAGGGATGGCACAAACGGTGTTTAAAGGACTTTGGCATGCTCGCATCCTGCTGAAGATCCAGTGGGACCCGCGCTCCTCCAGCGAACTATTCGGCCTACTCGATTCGGTTCAGGGACATGGCAAGAGAGTGTTGTGGACTAGTGTAGGGGCACTGCTTTGGTCCTTATGGCTTACTTGCAACAAATTCACAATTGAGGGCATCTTCCCGTCGCACCCGGCTAACATAATATTCAAATGCTCTATCCTCCTCTGGCAGTGGAGTCCGTTGGCAAGGTGGAAGGACTCTGAGATGTTGAAGCAAGCGCAAGAACGACTTCACCAAGTGTACATGGCGGCAAGGGAGCCGGTGACGCCTTCCTAATGTGGGAGTGCACTTTTGTTTTGCGAGCCTGCGTGCTTTGATGTTCAGGCTTCGGCCTTGTAATTTGCTTGCTGCCCAGCTTGAACCCCCAGACTCTGGTTATCTCGTTGTGCCTAGGGCTTTTGGACTCTAGTATTTATCTGTTCGGTTATGCTACTCTGCCTGTTGTGtgggctttattaatttaaagccgGACGCTCCTAGCGTCTTCGTTCTAAAAAAACTTGACAGAAACATAAATGTCAATATGCAacactaatacgtctccaacctatttataattcttgattgttccatgctattatattatctgttttggatgtttgatatccattaatatgctattttatatgatttttaggactaacctattaacctagagcccagtgccagtttctattttttttcttgttttgagtttcgcagaaaaggaataccaaacggagtccaaacggaataaaaactttgacgatgatttttcttggaccaaaagatACCCAGAAAACTTGGAGTGCAAGTGAGAGGAGCCTCGAGGCGGTCAtaaggatggagggcgcgcccagggggtggggtgcgccccccaaccttgtgggcccctcgtagctccccTGACCTAGttctttcccctatatatactatTATACCCCAGAAACATCCAcgggagccacaaaaccacttttccaccgccgcaaccttctatacccgtgagatcccatcttggggccttttttcggcatcctgccggagggggaatcgatcacggaagGCTTCTACATAAATACCATTGCCTCtccaatgaagcgtgagtagtttacttcagacctacggggccatagctagtagctagatgacttcttctctctctttgattctcaatacaaagttctcctcgatctacttggagatctattcaatgtaatactcttttgcggtgtgtttgccgagatccgatgaattgtggatttatgatcagcttatctatgaatattatttgaatctcctctgaattcttatatgcatgatttgatatctttgcaagtctcttcaaactatcgatttggtttggcctactagattggtttttcttgcaatgggagaagtgcttagctttggattcaatcttgcggtgtcctttcctagtgacagtaggggaagcaaggcacgtattgtattgttgccatcgaggataaaaagatgtggttttcatcatattgcttgagttaatcctgctacatcatgtcatcttgcttaattcattactctgttcttatgaacttaatactctagatgcaggcaggagtcagtcgacttggagtaatagtagtagatgcagaattgtttcggtctacttgatacaaacgtgatgcctatattcatgatcattgccttagatatcatcataactttgcacttttctaacaattgctcggcagtaatttgtttacccaccgtaataacttttatcttgagagaagcctctagtgaaacatatgacccccgggtctattttacatcatattagtttcccgtCAAGTTGCCAATTTCTGTCGCCGTTcctttactttgcaatcttttactttccattccataaaccaaaaataccaaaaatattactttaccgtttatccatctctatcagatctcactttgcgaataaccgtgaagagattgacaacccctttgtcgcatTGGTTGCAAGTTGATGTtcgtttgtgcaggtattcggtggcttgttgcatagtctcctactagattgataccttggttctcaaaaccgagggaaatacttatgctcctttgctgcatcaccctttcatcttcaggggaaaaaccaacgcaagctcaagaggtagcaagaaggatttttggcgccgtcgCTGGGGAGATCTACACCAATCCAAGACATACCAAgactttatgtgatgtgttatgtttccgtgaatttgatgattattccttaaatttgcatcttgcggattccactattaagaaacctatgggaagaattaatgatgttcttattgttgcaaataggaattatgtgcccgtagatttcattgttcttgatatagattgcaatcctacatgtcctattattcttggtagacctttccttagaacgattggtgcaattattgatatgaaagaaggaaacattagatttcaattcctgttaaggaaaggcatggaagactttccaagaaagaaaattaaattgccttatgaatcaaatatgagatccacttatggattgcatgccaaagatggtaatacttagttctattcgtgtttttatgcctggctaggggcgttaaacaatagcgcttgttgggaggcaaccaaattttatttttgttattgcTTTTTAGGTCCTTTTTGGCTTTGAATAAATCATCTAGCCtgtggttagatgtggttttgtgttttaattagtgtttgtgccaagtaagacctttgggatagcttacggtggTAGTTAatttgatcctgctgaaaaacagaaacttttgcgtccaggagattagttttaatttctaacagaagcatgataaaatactAATTCTTTTTGCACATGATTAATAAACAAATTatctaggacttcctaatttctcagaaTGTTTGAAGTTATAAAGTGTTCGAAATCTCTa from Triticum urartu cultivar G1812 chromosome 3, Tu2.1, whole genome shotgun sequence encodes:
- the LOC125543994 gene encoding uncharacterized protein LOC125543994, whose protein sequence is MGPPQGRCFGAPWAWRIGEQSMPYIRRSLDAMDDQEGGWNGGAGLLFSLRFDPMRAGFDRALASFPVSALISRLLGWGKNSGQGRPQGAVMVAAAVALYAAALFVPDQQPRRRRLAASAAARPTSATRPRAVPAPDDGLRILSSNDEYLENVIHSVSIGAGDDEPVLVARVQTMPPDVAGATSAWETEHDRLEKEEVERFKQLWLSLVEREQRLELRLMDLDGLIEQEATVKELENRVGLAAVEARLLELKVLSLGEENERLKAQAAELEAVRAQLGRAKEKLRALKERVQVEREESRSEAAALRDKVMELEKTGEKRERVLAAEAAELRRAKAALEEENRELARRLQDAEQVSTAVSLVHEDDMVDEASNLREANDRLTRQIEQLHSDHCAHVEELVYLKWVNACLRHDLRGGDHHPSSAQQHQDGVGSAMPSAMDLSKSMSYRSSEKAKELMLQYGSLGLDGYDPALFSPLNESTYGDGESHQRRVGDHDEPGRSPVVPSPAAAAPEHRAGHGKLKFLRNIKKLLASSRRSHGHDRKSKKAAPDHEHLEKAMRWLSSSSHDALGADSSYESTPLSSCDRTPLSSVTTVDLHARARAGEAPSAPRLEAETRLARSKSDNGASFGREATRYHSLRPDRPAGPGTDGFHSPEKTRRYSDGLTSS